Proteins encoded in a region of the Methylobacterium radiotolerans JCM 2831 genome:
- the nrdR gene encoding transcriptional regulator NrdR, giving the protein MRCPYCGGSETQVKDSRPSEDGAAIRRRRVCPDCAGRFTTFERVQLREVVVLKRSGKRVPFDRDKLQRSIDVALRKRAVDPERIERLVSGITRQLESAGEPEVTSEAIGELVMAGLKGLDDVAYVRFASVYKNFREARDFEELLGTLSDGMPVPAAAPEAEGDPEPEASGRRRAGRP; this is encoded by the coding sequence ATGCGCTGTCCCTACTGCGGCGGCTCCGAGACCCAGGTGAAGGACTCGCGGCCCTCCGAGGACGGCGCCGCGATCCGGCGCCGCCGGGTCTGCCCGGACTGCGCCGGCCGCTTCACCACCTTCGAGCGCGTGCAGCTCCGCGAGGTCGTGGTGCTCAAGCGCTCGGGCAAGCGCGTGCCGTTCGACCGCGACAAGCTCCAGCGCTCCATCGACGTGGCGCTCCGCAAGCGCGCCGTCGATCCGGAGCGGATCGAGCGGCTGGTCAGCGGCATCACCCGGCAGCTCGAGAGCGCCGGCGAGCCCGAGGTGACGTCCGAGGCGATCGGCGAGCTGGTGATGGCGGGGCTGAAGGGCCTCGACGACGTCGCCTACGTGCGCTTCGCCTCGGTCTACAAGAATTTCCGCGAGGCCCGGGACTTCGAGGAGCTGCTCGGCACCCTGAGCGACGGCATGCCGGTGCCGGCGGCCGCGCCGGAGGCGGAGGGCGACCCGGAACCCGAGGCGTCGGGGCGCCGCCGCGCCGGGCGTCCATGA
- the ribD gene encoding bifunctional diaminohydroxyphosphoribosylaminopyrimidine deaminase/5-amino-6-(5-phosphoribosylamino)uracil reductase RibD — protein MSGDANFMRLALALGRRGLGTTWPNPSVGAVVVEPGTGRILGTAATAQGGRPHGEPVALAAAGEAARGATLYVTLEPCSHHGRTPPCTDAILAAGIARVVSALEDPDPRVAGRGHDLLRRGGVAVETGLMRDEAARDHVGHVTRVTRGRPALHLKLARTRDGFCAAAGPERLRITGPVADGAVHLWRAHADAILIGIGTARADDPSLTVRLPGLGARSPLRVVLDTHLRLSPASVLARTARDTPTLVLTTRSAPAHARRALEALGVAVATVPADPAGGIDLPAALTHLGERGLTRLCSEGGPRLAEALARADLIDACTLVTGPMALGPAGGLRALGPALAEALSGDRFREAERLQLGPDAAVTYERNRT, from the coding sequence ATGAGCGGCGACGCGAACTTCATGCGCCTCGCCCTGGCGCTGGGCCGCCGCGGGCTCGGCACCACCTGGCCGAACCCGTCGGTCGGCGCCGTCGTGGTCGAGCCCGGGACCGGCCGGATCCTCGGGACGGCGGCCACGGCGCAGGGCGGGCGCCCGCACGGGGAGCCCGTGGCGCTCGCCGCCGCCGGAGAGGCCGCCCGCGGCGCGACCCTCTACGTCACCCTGGAGCCCTGCTCCCATCACGGCCGCACGCCACCCTGCACCGACGCGATCCTGGCCGCCGGGATCGCCCGGGTGGTCAGCGCCCTGGAGGATCCCGACCCGCGGGTGGCGGGGCGCGGCCACGACCTCCTGCGGCGGGGCGGCGTCGCGGTCGAGACCGGCCTGATGCGGGACGAGGCGGCGCGCGACCATGTCGGCCACGTCACCCGGGTGACGCGCGGCCGCCCGGCCCTGCACCTCAAGCTCGCCCGCACCCGGGACGGCTTCTGCGCCGCCGCGGGGCCGGAGCGCCTGCGGATCACCGGGCCGGTGGCGGACGGGGCGGTCCACCTCTGGCGGGCCCACGCCGACGCGATCCTGATCGGCATCGGCACCGCCCGGGCCGACGACCCGTCGCTGACGGTGCGGCTACCGGGCCTAGGGGCGCGCTCGCCCCTGCGGGTCGTGCTCGATACGCACCTGCGGCTCTCCCCCGCGAGCGTGCTCGCCCGGACCGCCCGCGACACGCCGACCCTGGTGCTCACGACCCGCTCGGCGCCGGCCCACGCGCGGCGGGCCCTGGAGGCGCTCGGCGTCGCGGTCGCGACCGTGCCGGCGGACCCGGCCGGCGGGATCGATCTGCCGGCGGCCCTGACGCATCTCGGCGAGCGCGGCCTGACCCGCCTGTGCAGCGAGGGCGGCCCCCGCCTTGCGGAGGCGCTCGCGCGGGCCGATCTGATCGATGCCTGCACGCTCGTCACCGGGCCGATGGCGCTGGGACCGGCGGGCGGGCTGCGGGCCCTGGGCCCGGCCCTGGCGGAGGCCCTTTCGGGCGATCGGTTCCGCGAGGCCGAGCGGCTGCAGCTCGGGCCCGACGCGGCCGTGACCTACGAGCGCAACAGGACGTAA
- a CDS encoding riboflavin synthase, with translation MFTGLVSDVGTVASVSGDGDLLRIAIRASYDPATIALGASIACAGPCLTAVSVEPTAGGCVFAVDAAAETLARTTVGAWVAGTRINLERSLKIGDELGGHLVTGHVDGVAEIVERETVTADAWGASERFTLRAPAALAKFIAEKGSVCLDGTSLTVNAVQGDLFSVLLIPHTLQVTTWGERRQGDRLNLEVDLIARYAARLTEARAG, from the coding sequence ATGTTCACCGGCTTGGTCAGCGATGTCGGCACGGTCGCCTCGGTCTCGGGCGACGGCGACCTGCTTCGGATCGCGATCCGCGCCTCCTACGACCCGGCGACGATCGCGCTCGGCGCCTCGATCGCCTGCGCCGGGCCGTGCCTGACCGCCGTGTCGGTGGAGCCGACCGCGGGCGGCTGCGTCTTCGCGGTCGACGCCGCCGCCGAGACGCTGGCGCGCACCACCGTGGGCGCCTGGGTGGCGGGCACGCGGATCAACCTCGAACGCTCCCTGAAGATCGGCGACGAGCTCGGCGGGCACCTCGTCACCGGCCACGTCGACGGCGTCGCCGAGATCGTGGAACGCGAGACCGTCACGGCCGATGCCTGGGGCGCCAGCGAGCGGTTCACCCTCCGGGCGCCGGCGGCCCTGGCGAAGTTCATCGCCGAGAAGGGCTCGGTCTGCCTCGACGGCACCTCGCTCACGGTGAACGCGGTCCAGGGCGACCTGTTCTCGGTGCTGCTGATCCCGCACACGCTCCAGGTCACTACCTGGGGCGAGCGGCGGCAGGGTGACCGGCTCAACCTGGAGGTCGACCTGATCGCCCGCTACGCCGCCCGGCTGACCGAGGCGCGGGCCGGCTGA
- a CDS encoding PaaI family thioesterase, protein MTATILTLAETQDFLDREFPQMQAGGRAYHLEAVGPLAARMRLEAHERFLRPGATVSGPAMMALADYALYAAILANIGPVALAVTTSLNFNFLRKPATGDLVAECRLLKLGRRLAVGEVSITAVGSPELVCHATGTYSIPPR, encoded by the coding sequence ATGACCGCCACGATCCTCACCCTCGCCGAGACGCAGGACTTCCTCGACCGCGAGTTCCCGCAGATGCAGGCGGGCGGCCGGGCCTACCATCTCGAGGCGGTGGGACCCCTCGCGGCGCGGATGCGGCTGGAGGCCCACGAGCGCTTCCTCCGGCCCGGCGCGACCGTCTCCGGGCCGGCCATGATGGCGCTCGCCGACTACGCCCTCTACGCGGCGATCCTCGCCAATATCGGTCCCGTTGCGCTCGCGGTGACGACCAGTCTGAACTTCAACTTCCTGCGCAAACCCGCCACGGGGGATCTCGTGGCCGAGTGCCGGCTGCTCAAGCTCGGCCGGCGCCTCGCCGTCGGCGAGGTGTCGATCACCGCCGTCGGCAGCCCGGAGCTCGTCTGCCACGCCACCGGCACCTACTCGATCCCGCCGCGCTGA
- a CDS encoding SpoVR family protein, with protein MTLVKARTPQIIAGNQKPLFTGNDWDFDTIRRIHDACEAVAGPQLGLSWYPNQIEIITAEQMLDAYASIGMPLFYKHWSFGKHFAQHESGYRRGLMGLAYEIVINSDPCISYVMEENTATMQTLVIAHAAFGHNHFFKNNYLFRQWTDAEGILDYLDFAKGFIARCEERYGHQAVEQVLDAAHALMSQGVHRYPRKKRPDLASEQRRERERIEHGEQIYNDLWRTLPQKTGAVRSDLAAERRKALLELPQENILYFLEKVAPRLRPWQREILRIVRLVAQYFYPQRQTKVMNEGCATYCHYRIMNALSESGQITEAAYLEFLQSHTNVIRQPTYDDRSYGGHNPYAIGFAMMQDIARIAEQPTEEDRAWFPDIAGAGDAMAVLRDCWENYRDESFIQQFLSPKLMRDLRLFHVVDDPEEPELRVEAIHDERGYRKLRRAFARQYDVAWLDPDIEVVDVDLEGDRRLILHHKAINKITLQKDDAKRVLQHLADLWGYDVVLNEVEPATGAVLGEITASARPIFF; from the coding sequence ATGACGCTCGTCAAGGCACGCACGCCCCAGATCATCGCGGGCAACCAGAAGCCCCTGTTCACCGGCAACGACTGGGATTTCGACACGATCCGGCGGATCCACGACGCCTGCGAGGCGGTGGCCGGGCCGCAGCTCGGCCTGTCCTGGTACCCGAACCAGATCGAGATCATCACGGCCGAGCAGATGCTCGACGCCTACGCGTCGATCGGCATGCCGCTGTTCTACAAGCACTGGTCCTTCGGCAAGCACTTCGCCCAGCACGAGTCGGGGTATCGCCGCGGCCTGATGGGGCTCGCCTACGAGATCGTCATCAACTCGGACCCCTGCATCTCCTACGTCATGGAGGAGAACACGGCGACGATGCAGACGCTCGTCATCGCGCACGCCGCCTTCGGCCACAACCACTTCTTCAAGAACAATTATCTGTTCCGGCAATGGACCGACGCTGAAGGTATTCTGGACTACCTGGATTTCGCGAAAGGCTTCATCGCCCGCTGCGAGGAGCGCTACGGCCACCAGGCGGTGGAGCAGGTGCTCGACGCCGCCCACGCGCTGATGAGCCAGGGCGTCCACCGCTACCCGCGCAAGAAGCGGCCGGACCTCGCCTCCGAGCAGCGGCGGGAGCGCGAGCGGATCGAGCACGGCGAGCAGATCTACAACGACCTCTGGCGGACCCTGCCGCAGAAGACGGGCGCCGTCCGCTCCGACCTGGCGGCGGAGCGGCGCAAGGCCCTGCTGGAGCTGCCGCAGGAGAACATCCTCTACTTCCTGGAGAAGGTCGCCCCGCGCCTGCGGCCGTGGCAGCGCGAGATTCTGCGCATCGTGCGCTTGGTCGCCCAGTACTTCTACCCGCAGCGCCAGACCAAGGTGATGAACGAGGGCTGCGCCACCTACTGCCACTACCGGATCATGAACGCCCTATCGGAATCCGGGCAGATCACCGAGGCGGCCTATCTCGAGTTCCTGCAGTCGCACACCAACGTCATCCGGCAGCCGACCTACGACGACCGCTCCTACGGCGGCCACAACCCATACGCGATCGGCTTCGCGATGATGCAGGACATCGCCCGCATCGCCGAGCAGCCGACCGAGGAGGACCGGGCGTGGTTCCCCGACATCGCCGGGGCCGGCGACGCCATGGCGGTCCTGCGCGATTGCTGGGAGAATTACCGGGACGAGAGCTTCATCCAGCAGTTCCTGTCGCCGAAGCTGATGCGCGACCTGCGCCTGTTCCACGTGGTCGACGATCCGGAGGAGCCGGAGCTGCGGGTGGAGGCGATCCACGACGAGCGCGGCTACCGCAAGCTGCGCCGGGCCTTCGCGCGCCAGTACGACGTGGCGTGGCTCGATCCCGATATCGAGGTGGTCGACGTGGACCTGGAGGGCGACCGGCGCCTGATCCTGCACCACAAGGCGATCAACAAGATCACCCTGCAGAAGGACGACGCCAAGCGCGTGCTGCAGCACCTCGCCGACCTCTGGGGCTACGACGTGGTGCTGAACGAGGTCGAGCCGGCCACCGGCGCCGTGCTGGGCGAGATCACCGCCAGCGCGCGGCCGATCTTCTTCTGA